The following coding sequences are from one Pusillimonas sp. DMV24BSW_D window:
- the gph gene encoding phosphoglycolate phosphatase (PGP is an essential enzyme in the glycolate salvage pathway in higher organisms (photorespiration in plants). Phosphoglycolate results from the oxidase activity of RubisCO in the Calvin cycle when concentrations of carbon dioxide are low relative to oxygen. This enzyme is a member of the Haloacid Dehalogenase (HAD) superfamily of aspartate-nucleophile hydrolase enzymes (PF00702).) produces MQKLILFDFDGTLADTAPDLAAAANTMRVQKGLEPLPYEVLRPMASQGARGLLKAGLDLTPDHPEYEEHRIRFLSEYEKQMTSLTRLFPGVGELLATLKAEGFQWGIVTNKVEYLAVPIVRHLQLEAECAVTVGGDTAGHAKPHPAPLLYAAEKTGFQPEDCIYVGDDERDIVAGKAAGMPTIAAAYGYCQVNDIPRWNADAVVDSAHDIWPAVQALLQRVA; encoded by the coding sequence ATGCAAAAACTGATTCTGTTCGATTTCGACGGCACACTGGCCGACACAGCACCCGACCTGGCCGCCGCGGCCAACACCATGCGTGTGCAAAAAGGGCTTGAACCGCTACCCTACGAAGTCTTGCGCCCGATGGCGTCGCAAGGCGCGCGCGGTTTATTGAAAGCCGGCTTAGATTTAACCCCGGATCACCCCGAGTATGAAGAACATCGTATACGTTTTCTAAGCGAATACGAAAAACAAATGACCTCGCTCACACGACTTTTCCCTGGTGTCGGTGAGCTTCTGGCAACGTTGAAAGCGGAAGGGTTTCAGTGGGGCATCGTCACCAACAAAGTTGAATACCTGGCGGTTCCCATTGTGCGGCATCTGCAACTTGAGGCCGAGTGCGCGGTAACGGTGGGCGGCGATACGGCTGGGCACGCCAAGCCCCACCCTGCTCCCTTGTTGTACGCAGCGGAAAAAACCGGATTCCAGCCGGAAGACTGCATTTATGTGGGCGACGATGAACGCGATATTGTCGCGGGCAAGGCTGCAGGCATGCCCACTATTGCGGCGGCTTATGGCTATTGCCAGGTAAATGATATTCCGCGCTGGAACGCCGATGCGGTAGTGGATTCAGCGCACGACATTTGGCCTGCCGTACAGGCGTTGTTGCAACGAGTGGCGTAA
- the ubiG gene encoding bifunctional 2-polyprenyl-6-hydroxyphenol methylase/3-demethylubiquinol 3-O-methyltransferase UbiG has product MTQTSASNNASSSSATTNNVDPAELEKFSALASRWWDPESEFKPLHAINPLRLNWIRETVGSLDGKNIVDVGCGGGILAESMATSGGNVTGIDLAKKSLTVAKLHSLESGVKVNYEEISAEDFANQHAGQFDVVTCMEMLEHVPDPAAIVQACGQMLKPGGWAFFSTLNRNPKSFLFAIVGAEYVLRLLPRGTHSYENFVKPSELAQAARLGGLEVEKMAGMEYNPITDIYKLSRDTSVNYLMATRKVL; this is encoded by the coding sequence ATGACACAAACCTCTGCTTCCAATAATGCGTCCTCATCCAGCGCCACAACAAATAATGTCGACCCGGCCGAGCTGGAAAAATTCAGCGCACTGGCATCGCGCTGGTGGGATCCCGAAAGTGAATTCAAGCCGCTTCATGCCATTAACCCCCTGCGCCTGAACTGGATACGCGAAACGGTAGGTTCACTCGACGGCAAAAACATTGTCGACGTAGGCTGCGGTGGCGGTATTCTGGCGGAAAGTATGGCCACCAGCGGGGGAAACGTTACGGGCATCGACCTGGCAAAGAAATCGTTAACGGTTGCCAAGCTGCATAGTTTGGAATCGGGCGTAAAAGTGAATTACGAAGAGATCAGCGCCGAAGACTTCGCTAACCAACATGCCGGCCAGTTCGATGTCGTCACATGTATGGAAATGCTGGAACACGTCCCCGATCCGGCTGCTATTGTGCAGGCATGCGGGCAAATGCTGAAACCGGGTGGTTGGGCGTTTTTTTCCACCTTGAACCGCAATCCCAAATCATTTCTGTTCGCCATTGTGGGTGCCGAATACGTTTTACGTTTGTTGCCTCGCGGCACGCACAGCTACGAAAACTTCGTCAAACCTAGCGAGCTGGCCCAGGCAGCGCGCCTGGGCGGCCTGGAAGTAGAAAAAATGGCGGGCATGGAATACAACCCAATAACCGATATTTACAAGTTATCGCGCGACACCTCGGTGAACTACCTCATGGCAACACGTAAAGTCCTGTAA
- the serC gene encoding 3-phosphoserine/phosphohydroxythreonine transaminase, whose protein sequence is MRPWNFSAGPSALPLPVLEQAAQEMTDWHGSGLSVMEMSHRGKHFLQIINEAHDDLRELLSVPDDFEILFMQGGATAENAIIPLNLIGRQGLGKADYVLSGIWSEKSCKEARRYGDIAVAGSSGCASVINGLSQAAFTWFPEPAQWQLRDDAAYVHLCSNETIGGVEFVNWPDLNALGAKGVPLVVDASSHILSRPIDFSNVGLVYAGAQKNAGPAGVTLVMIRKDLIGHALPHCPSAFDYANVAASDSMFNTPPTYAIYVMGLVFKWLKQHGGVAAIEQANIQKAKALYSYIDASGFYENRVHPSVRSRMNVPFFLANEALNTTFLAESEQAGLFQLKGHKSVGGMRASIYNAMPLEGVQALVNFMQEFERRHG, encoded by the coding sequence ATGCGCCCCTGGAATTTTTCCGCCGGCCCTTCAGCGCTGCCATTGCCGGTGCTGGAGCAGGCCGCGCAGGAAATGACCGACTGGCATGGCAGTGGCTTGTCGGTTATGGAGATGAGTCACCGCGGCAAACATTTTCTTCAAATCATCAATGAGGCCCACGACGATCTGCGTGAGCTGTTGTCTGTTCCTGATGATTTTGAAATTTTGTTTATGCAGGGCGGTGCCACCGCTGAAAATGCCATTATTCCATTGAACCTGATAGGTCGTCAGGGTTTGGGCAAGGCCGATTACGTGTTATCGGGAATCTGGTCGGAAAAGTCCTGCAAAGAGGCCCGGCGCTACGGCGATATTGCCGTGGCAGGCAGTAGCGGATGCGCTTCCGTGATCAATGGTCTTTCCCAGGCAGCTTTCACCTGGTTTCCCGAGCCGGCGCAATGGCAGTTGCGCGACGATGCCGCCTATGTGCACCTGTGCAGCAATGAAACGATTGGCGGCGTGGAGTTCGTTAATTGGCCAGATCTGAATGCTTTGGGTGCGAAAGGGGTGCCGTTGGTAGTGGATGCGTCATCACACATACTGTCGCGACCCATTGATTTTTCCAATGTTGGTTTGGTGTATGCCGGTGCCCAAAAGAACGCTGGCCCGGCCGGAGTCACGCTGGTTATGATTCGCAAAGACTTAATCGGTCACGCTTTACCGCACTGCCCCTCGGCTTTCGACTACGCGAATGTGGCGGCCTCGGACTCCATGTTCAATACGCCGCCCACTTACGCAATTTACGTCATGGGCCTGGTATTCAAGTGGCTCAAGCAACACGGTGGGGTCGCCGCCATCGAGCAGGCCAATATTCAAAAGGCCAAGGCGCTGTACAGCTATATCGACGCCTCCGGCTTTTATGAAAATCGGGTTCATCCCAGCGTGCGTTCTCGCATGAATGTACCGTTTTTTCTGGCCAACGAAGCATTGAACACAACGTTTCTGGCTGAATCAGAGCAGGCGGGTTTGTTTCAGTTGAAAGGGCACAAAAGTGTAGGCGGGATGCGCGCATCCATCTACAATGCCATGCCGCTTGAGGGCGTGCAGGCGCTGGTGAATTTCATGCAAGAGTTTGAACGTCGCCACGGATAA
- a CDS encoding TRAP transporter large permease has protein sequence MFSFLTTFAVGLASGMPIAFALGLCGLVYLLVQDAMPATLASQLFSALSTPSLLAIPFFILAAEVMSRTGATNRLIHFIDVLIRHTRGGLPVVAVFATVMFSSISGSSVATAAAVGTILIPEMVKRGYDRTFSVGLIASAGGLGILLPPSVPLVIYGIVTETSIARLFTAGAIVGIILTALLTVVAYGYSRASGVPPQPKASSRERLAAFKSAFGVLMSPVIVLGGIYSGYFTPMEAAAISSVYAIFLALCYGVSVKGLLPILTSSAKMSSIIMMILAGAQLFGYAITSERIPHVLFDGIMAMNLSSTEFLVGVMLLFFLIGMALEVISVILITMPILMPMIMGFDIDPVFFGMLLILNMEIAVITPPIGLNLFAISAISKVPVMRVFKGCLPFVLLLFLMLVFMTFVPQVEDMFRLL, from the coding sequence ATGTTTTCATTTTTGACGACATTTGCTGTTGGCCTGGCAAGTGGAATGCCGATTGCGTTCGCATTAGGCTTGTGTGGTCTTGTGTATTTGCTTGTGCAAGACGCCATGCCTGCGACACTGGCCTCGCAACTGTTTAGCGCGTTGAGCACACCCAGCTTGCTGGCTATTCCCTTTTTTATTCTGGCAGCCGAGGTGATGAGCCGCACGGGTGCCACCAACCGATTGATTCATTTCATTGACGTCCTGATACGCCATACACGCGGTGGCTTGCCCGTGGTGGCGGTTTTTGCGACCGTCATGTTTTCGTCGATCAGTGGCAGTTCGGTTGCCACTGCTGCCGCGGTAGGCACGATTCTGATTCCGGAAATGGTCAAACGTGGATACGACCGGACGTTCTCGGTTGGCCTTATTGCCAGTGCGGGTGGACTGGGCATCTTGTTGCCCCCGTCGGTGCCGCTGGTGATTTATGGCATCGTGACTGAAACGTCAATTGCCAGGTTGTTTACCGCGGGCGCGATCGTGGGCATTATTCTGACCGCGCTTTTAACGGTTGTTGCGTATGGATATAGCCGGGCTTCCGGCGTGCCGCCTCAGCCAAAGGCAAGTTCGCGCGAACGGCTCGCGGCTTTTAAATCGGCATTTGGTGTGCTGATGTCTCCCGTGATTGTTCTGGGCGGGATTTATTCCGGTTACTTTACGCCCATGGAGGCTGCTGCAATTAGCTCTGTATATGCCATATTTCTGGCATTGTGTTACGGCGTTTCCGTTAAAGGGCTGCTTCCGATCCTCACCAGTTCCGCCAAAATGTCCAGCATCATCATGATGATTCTGGCGGGGGCCCAGTTATTTGGCTATGCCATTACAAGCGAGCGCATACCCCATGTTTTATTTGACGGCATCATGGCGATGAACTTAAGCAGTACCGAGTTCCTCGTTGGGGTCATGTTGCTGTTCTTCCTGATTGGCATGGCGCTGGAAGTCATTTCCGTTATTTTGATTACGATGCCTATTCTCATGCCGATGATTATGGGGTTTGATATTGACCCTGTTTTTTTTGGCATGCTGCTGATTCTGAATATGGAAATTGCGGTGATTACACCTCCGATCGGGCTGAATCTGTTTGCGATCAGCGCCATCAGCAAAGTGCCTGTCATGCGCGTTTTCAAGGGATGCCTACCCTTTGTCCTGCTGCTGTTCCTAATGCTGGTCTTCATGACGTTTGTGCCGCAAGTAGAGGACATGTTCAGATTGTTGTGA
- a CDS encoding TRAP transporter small permease, whose protein sequence is MRNMLSTVGRAWDRLEIFIGGLFLTLSVFIIVLQIFLRSVFGFSIIGGDEIAAYAIIWSILFTAALAVKSNQHVRIDVIFTVLPKTAGRILDMIGTLLSLFFALYLTYSGWELVMESHMLGEVSMTMLRMPMWIPQVILPLGGALLSLRLIQRFVSLLTGAADPQSEQAESSAT, encoded by the coding sequence ATGCGTAATATGCTAAGCACGGTCGGTCGTGCGTGGGATCGTCTTGAAATATTCATTGGCGGGCTGTTCCTGACGCTGTCGGTATTTATTATTGTTCTGCAAATATTCCTGCGGTCAGTCTTTGGGTTTTCAATCATAGGCGGTGATGAAATTGCCGCCTATGCCATTATCTGGAGCATTCTTTTTACCGCTGCGCTGGCAGTCAAGTCCAACCAGCATGTGCGAATCGATGTGATTTTCACCGTGCTCCCTAAAACGGCCGGTCGGATTCTGGACATGATCGGCACACTCTTGTCCCTTTTCTTTGCCTTGTATCTGACCTACTCGGGTTGGGAGCTGGTCATGGAAAGCCATATGCTGGGTGAAGTGTCCATGACGATGCTGCGCATGCCAATGTGGATACCTCAGGTCATTTTGCCTTTGGGTGGCGCGCTTTTGTCGCTGCGGTTGATTCAGCGATTTGTTTCTCTCTTGACAGGTGCCGCTGATCCGCAATCAGAGCAGGCCGAATCTTCAGCAACATGA
- a CDS encoding antitoxin Xre/MbcA/ParS toxin-binding domain-containing protein codes for MDHDFLKRAGDSKAAQRCLTQPVKGLGGELPINMIASSDQTNAVLDLIGGLEHGVLV; via the coding sequence ATAGACCACGACTTTCTGAAGCGCGCCGGCGACAGTAAAGCTGCTCAACGCTGCCTCACCCAGCCGGTCAAGGGCCTAGGTGGCGAGTTACCTATCAATATGATCGCCTCGTCGGACCAAACCAATGCTGTTCTAGACCTTATCGGTGGGTTGGAACATGGCGTACTTGTTTGA
- the gyrA gene encoding DNA gyrase subunit A — translation MDSFAKETLPISLEEEMRRSYLDYAMSVIVGRALPDVRDGLKPVHRRVLFAMHELNNDWNRAYKKSARIVGDVIGKYHPHGDSAVYDTIVRMAQNFSLRYPLVDGQGNFGSVDGDSAAAMRYTEIRLAKIAHELLADIDQETVDFGPNYDGSEQEPLLLPSRLPNLLVNGSAGIAVGMATNIPPHNLSEVVDGCLYCLRNPECTVDELIELIPAPDFPTGGIIYGVSGVREGYRTGRGRVIMRAKTHFEDLEKGNRQAIIVDAIPYQVNKKTLQERIAELVNEKKIEGISDIRDESDKDGMRLVIELKRGEVPEVVLNNLYKHTQLQDTFGMNFVALVDGQPRLLNLKQIVEYFLSHRREVVTRRTVYQLRKARERGHVLEGLAVALANIDDFIAIIKAAPTPPVARQELMSRSWDSSLVREMLQRADAGETPGGRVAYRPESLPEGFGLQDDGMYRLSDTQAQEILNMRLQRLTGLEQDKIVNEYKDIMDTITDLLDILARPERITNIIADELAAIKNEFSTGTKDIRLSEIEHNATELDTEDLITPMDMVVTLSQSGYIKSQPLSEYRAQKRGGRGKQATTMKENDFVDQLFIANTHDYLLCFSDHGRVYWLKVWEVPQGSRNSRGRPIVNMFPLMDGEKITVVLSVKEFSEDHFVFMATSRGTVKKTPLSDFSNPRKAGIIAVGLDEGDYLIGAELTDGKHDIMLFSDAGKAVRFDENDVRPMGRTARGVRGMMLEDGQTVISMLVSNDESLSVLTATENGYGKRTPITEYTRHGRGTKGMIAIQASARNGKMVSAVLVHASDEIMLITNSGVLIRTRVSEIREMGRATQGVTLINVDENSYLSGVRRIVESDVDDVELLDDVENDDLEGASAADSNDATDTGDQSGNDSPADDSNDSDSEDR, via the coding sequence ATGGATTCCTTCGCCAAGGAGACGCTTCCTATTTCGCTGGAAGAGGAGATGCGCCGCAGCTATCTTGATTACGCGATGAGCGTAATTGTGGGGCGTGCGCTGCCGGATGTTCGCGACGGCTTGAAGCCGGTTCATCGTCGTGTGCTGTTCGCCATGCATGAGCTTAACAACGACTGGAACCGCGCGTACAAGAAGTCTGCGCGTATTGTGGGTGACGTCATCGGTAAATATCACCCTCATGGTGATTCCGCCGTGTACGACACCATTGTTCGCATGGCACAGAACTTCTCGCTGCGTTATCCGCTTGTCGACGGCCAGGGCAATTTTGGCTCGGTCGATGGTGACAGCGCCGCCGCCATGCGTTACACGGAAATCCGCTTGGCCAAGATCGCGCATGAATTATTGGCTGATATAGATCAGGAAACGGTGGATTTCGGCCCCAACTACGACGGCAGTGAGCAGGAGCCGTTGCTGTTGCCTTCGCGTTTGCCCAATCTGCTGGTGAACGGCAGTGCCGGTATCGCAGTCGGTATGGCCACCAATATTCCGCCACACAATTTGTCGGAAGTGGTCGACGGCTGTCTGTATTGCTTGCGTAATCCCGAGTGTACGGTTGATGAGCTTATCGAGCTTATTCCTGCACCCGACTTTCCTACTGGCGGCATTATCTACGGTGTTTCCGGTGTACGGGAAGGTTATCGCACGGGGCGCGGCCGCGTCATTATGCGTGCCAAAACGCATTTTGAAGACCTTGAAAAGGGAAATCGGCAGGCGATTATTGTTGATGCCATTCCGTATCAGGTGAACAAGAAAACGTTGCAGGAACGCATTGCGGAACTGGTCAACGAAAAGAAAATCGAAGGCATTTCCGATATTCGCGACGAGTCCGACAAAGACGGGATGCGTCTTGTTATCGAGCTTAAGCGCGGCGAAGTGCCGGAAGTGGTGCTGAATAATCTGTACAAGCACACGCAGTTGCAAGACACCTTCGGTATGAACTTTGTGGCGCTGGTCGACGGCCAGCCGCGCTTGTTGAACCTGAAGCAAATTGTTGAGTACTTCCTGTCGCATCGTCGGGAAGTCGTTACGCGTCGCACTGTTTATCAGCTGCGCAAGGCGCGCGAGCGCGGCCATGTGCTGGAAGGTTTGGCGGTGGCGCTAGCCAATATCGACGACTTCATCGCCATTATCAAGGCTGCGCCAACGCCGCCGGTGGCGCGTCAGGAACTCATGTCGCGTTCGTGGGACTCCTCGCTGGTGCGCGAAATGCTTCAGCGCGCCGATGCGGGTGAGACACCAGGCGGTCGGGTAGCGTACCGGCCTGAATCGTTGCCCGAAGGCTTCGGTTTGCAAGACGACGGCATGTATCGTTTAAGCGATACACAGGCGCAGGAAATCCTGAATATGCGCCTGCAGCGCCTTACCGGCCTCGAGCAAGACAAGATCGTTAATGAGTATAAAGACATCATGGATACGATCACTGATTTGCTCGATATCCTTGCGCGTCCTGAGCGTATTACCAACATTATTGCCGACGAACTCGCTGCCATTAAGAATGAGTTCTCCACCGGCACAAAAGACATTCGTCTTTCGGAAATTGAGCACAACGCAACCGAACTCGATACTGAAGACCTGATCACTCCCATGGATATGGTGGTGACGTTATCGCAATCGGGTTATATCAAGAGCCAGCCGTTGTCTGAATACCGGGCGCAGAAACGGGGCGGTCGTGGCAAGCAGGCCACCACCATGAAAGAGAACGATTTTGTCGATCAACTCTTCATCGCCAACACGCATGATTATCTCTTGTGCTTCTCCGATCACGGCCGCGTGTATTGGCTGAAGGTGTGGGAGGTGCCGCAAGGGTCGCGCAACTCGCGTGGTCGACCGATTGTGAATATGTTCCCGCTCATGGACGGCGAGAAAATTACCGTAGTGCTGTCTGTAAAAGAGTTCAGCGAAGATCACTTTGTCTTCATGGCAACGTCACGCGGTACGGTTAAGAAAACACCGTTGTCTGATTTCTCCAACCCGCGCAAAGCCGGCATTATTGCGGTTGGGCTCGACGAGGGCGATTACCTTATCGGTGCCGAGCTTACCGATGGCAAGCACGATATTATGTTGTTCTCCGATGCGGGCAAGGCAGTGCGCTTCGATGAAAACGACGTCCGTCCCATGGGCCGCACCGCGCGTGGTGTACGAGGCATGATGCTGGAAGACGGGCAAACCGTTATTTCCATGCTGGTGTCGAACGACGAATCGCTCAGCGTGCTTACCGCCACCGAAAACGGCTATGGCAAACGTACGCCTATTACAGAATATACCCGCCATGGTCGTGGCACGAAGGGCATGATTGCTATTCAGGCCAGCGCGCGTAACGGCAAAATGGTCAGCGCCGTGTTGGTGCACGCCAGTGACGAAATCATGCTCATTACAAATTCGGGCGTGTTAATTCGCACACGTGTATCTGAAATTCGTGAAATGGGTCGCGCCACGCAGGGTGTCACGTTAATCAACGTCGATGAAAACAGCTATTTGTCGGGCGTGCGTCGTATTGTGGAAAGTGATGTCGACGATGTCGAGCTTTTAGACGACGTTGAAAATGATGATCTCGAAGGCGCAAGCGCTGCGGATAGCAACGATGCGACAGATACCGGCGATCAAAGCGGGAACGATTCGCCCGCCGATGATTCAAACGACTCGGATTCGGAGGATCGCTAA
- the pheA gene encoding prephenate dehydratase produces the protein MDKDLQASLTPLREAIDAIDKEILSLLNRRARTAQQVGEVKEAFDAAGPVLKPEREASLIRHLQSLNQGPFTEEGIESVWREIISVCRGLERTLIVAYLGPQGSFSEQAALEQFGHSVQKMPCANFDEVFRAVESGQADIGMVPVENSTEGAVSRTLDLLLNSSLKVMGERSLSIQHCLMTQSGTMDGITTVMAHPQALAQCQAWLGRHYPQLSRDAASSNAEAARVAAEDAGVAAIAGVAAADAWNLKVVAPGIQDDPHNRTRFLVVGADDVAPSGHDKTSLILAVPNRAGAVYDMLEPIARNGVSMSRLESRPARTGQWEYYFYVDVLGHQSDPAVKATLVDLKKRAAFFKVLGSYPVQ, from the coding sequence ATGGATAAAGATTTGCAGGCCAGTTTGACGCCGTTGCGTGAAGCAATTGACGCGATTGATAAGGAAATTTTGTCTTTGTTGAATCGGCGTGCCCGCACGGCACAGCAAGTTGGTGAAGTAAAAGAGGCTTTTGATGCCGCCGGTCCGGTACTGAAACCCGAGCGTGAGGCCAGCTTGATTCGCCATTTGCAATCACTGAACCAAGGCCCGTTCACGGAAGAAGGCATTGAGTCGGTATGGCGTGAAATTATTTCTGTCTGCCGTGGTCTGGAGCGCACGTTGATTGTGGCCTATCTGGGTCCGCAGGGCTCGTTTTCAGAGCAGGCCGCCTTAGAACAGTTTGGTCATTCCGTTCAAAAAATGCCGTGCGCGAATTTCGATGAAGTGTTTCGCGCGGTTGAGTCGGGTCAGGCGGATATTGGCATGGTACCTGTGGAGAACTCCACAGAGGGCGCTGTCAGCCGGACATTGGATTTGTTATTAAATTCGTCTCTGAAGGTCATGGGTGAGCGCTCACTCAGCATTCAGCATTGCCTGATGACGCAATCGGGGACGATGGACGGCATTACCACGGTAATGGCGCATCCGCAGGCATTGGCGCAATGTCAGGCTTGGCTGGGCCGACACTATCCGCAACTGAGTCGCGATGCGGCGTCCAGTAATGCCGAAGCGGCGCGGGTGGCGGCTGAGGACGCCGGCGTGGCTGCGATTGCAGGGGTGGCTGCGGCCGATGCCTGGAATTTGAAAGTTGTGGCGCCGGGTATTCAAGATGACCCGCATAATCGCACCCGTTTTCTGGTGGTGGGTGCCGACGACGTCGCCCCGTCCGGTCACGACAAAACAAGCCTTATTTTGGCAGTACCGAACCGCGCCGGTGCAGTTTATGACATGTTGGAGCCCATTGCCCGCAACGGCGTGTCGATGTCGCGGCTGGAGTCGCGACCGGCCCGCACCGGTCAGTGGGAATATTATTTCTATGTCGATGTTTTGGGGCATCAAAGCGACCCTGCCGTTAAGGCAACGCTGGTTGATTTGAAGAAACGCGCCGCTTTTTTCAAGGTGCTGGGTTCTTACCCCGTGCAATAA
- a CDS encoding amino acid ABC transporter substrate-binding protein yields MRQLQRGINAEKVELHQIFGANLFIAHVVDYIQAIRRADGIKETRVNLVKKFDQVFSVPGARIGNRKIELIDAVNNALKHIRLDPTRYKELEQHYGPISFQSLVQEGERNRPDFYRLFFDSEKYYCS; encoded by the coding sequence ATGCGTCAGTTGCAACGCGGTATTAATGCGGAGAAGGTTGAGTTGCATCAGATCTTTGGAGCCAACCTATTTATCGCGCATGTGGTCGACTACATCCAGGCGATCCGACGTGCAGACGGAATCAAGGAAACCAGAGTCAATTTGGTGAAGAAGTTTGATCAAGTGTTTAGTGTGCCTGGAGCGCGGATAGGCAACAGAAAAATTGAATTAATCGATGCCGTCAACAATGCGCTAAAGCACATTCGACTTGACCCTACGCGGTATAAGGAACTCGAACAGCACTATGGTCCGATCTCCTTCCAGAGCTTGGTTCAGGAGGGCGAACGGAACCGGCCAGACTTTTATAGATTGTTTTTTGACTCAGAAAAATATTATTGTTCGTAG
- the ompA gene encoding outer membrane protein OmpA encodes MNKPSKFALALAIAAFSASGAVSAQTIDNWQNSSGGPVMNGTNELCWRDSFWTPATGLPGCDGVPVAQQEPVQAPQATKVVLNADTFFDFDKSTLKPAGRQVLDQVAAQAQGLNLETVIAVGHTDSIGTEQYNMGLSQRRANTVKEYLVSKGIPANRIYAEGKGESDPIASNATREGRAQNRRVEIEIVGTRK; translated from the coding sequence ATGAATAAACCCTCCAAATTCGCACTAGCCCTTGCTATTGCCGCCTTTTCGGCTTCCGGTGCAGTTTCTGCGCAAACCATCGACAACTGGCAGAATTCTTCTGGTGGCCCCGTTATGAACGGCACCAACGAATTGTGCTGGCGCGATAGCTTCTGGACACCCGCTACAGGCCTGCCCGGCTGTGACGGTGTACCCGTTGCTCAGCAAGAACCTGTTCAAGCACCTCAAGCAACGAAAGTTGTTCTGAACGCCGACACCTTCTTCGACTTCGACAAATCCACGTTGAAGCCTGCTGGTCGTCAAGTTCTGGATCAAGTTGCTGCTCAGGCACAAGGCTTGAATCTTGAAACCGTTATCGCTGTTGGTCACACCGACTCCATCGGTACCGAACAGTACAACATGGGCTTGTCCCAGCGTCGTGCCAACACGGTTAAAGAGTACCTGGTTAGCAAAGGTATTCCTGCCAACCGTATCTACGCTGAAGGCAAAGGTGAGTCCGATCCTATCGCCAGCAACGCTACTCGCGAAGGTCGTGCACAAAACCGCCGTGTAGAGATCGAAATTGTAGGTACCCGCAAGTAA